The Silurus meridionalis isolate SWU-2019-XX chromosome 16, ASM1480568v1, whole genome shotgun sequence genome has a segment encoding these proteins:
- the LOC124399350 gene encoding LOW QUALITY PROTEIN: EMILIN-3 (The sequence of the model RefSeq protein was modified relative to this genomic sequence to represent the inferred CDS: inserted 1 base in 1 codon): protein MKCPLCCLALLPLFLGLNLVDSKGTFYGNPYRFNLYKAGAGPHVNPGKPMTRHKNHCAYVVQKNITCTIQDGMATYVKADYTTKCIWGQKCPVVMYRTFYKPTYKVGYKTVTELEWRCCPGYSGENCFDGPTPGPDSIMPTFKGSRPGIKGFPWGHKKIPNPGSELEPGKHLFPGGHHDNVPTGHVPSAGPGTGVTGERLDRMEEDLRRLSQGLETLNGMITGLEERLRISLREDTTKMVSTLLGGAPRRQDSTVGFAVIPEGMPDTTGGSEGFPVLGELVGRVTEVKDELRVKSDMLDEIHGMVMGHDGQLKRLMEVPPGGIQKLMEKLLDEKLVGIRAQILDGFERRLSGLENHCNEKIGQIQNNCHKEYLNGQEQLQQSLDGRETGLRKELGDLQAQIQGLTVTPGCCTQIDDFSQRTLLLEESVKGLTESQRQLQTALSEQTIHLETMLDTRLLHIEGHLNTTEQDKTMFDVLGEGSLDGFKTHIEDKLKSLEXRVFVAVEELSNATSPALLEGQVVPALGTEIENINRRIETGLDGVQKQLTDLELLCTSACSPAPNLDAAQIQTEIEDCKQMEKKISERLDKHMDMLDHLNGTLQGLLVQIAKEDNEGSVQGEITLLKINVNSVNRSLKGLKDSVHLFTHEMSHANSTWQERQQRLVKQVHGIAELVGQQGALLGSGERRLIQLKGELQGMRRRLSGELQGCRGTALDAHREVLGVESRISQVEGQCSSLGELADQLERIRAELESHSDSYLAQVNGTLASHTQQLTQLRNGLQECVNKTVQ, encoded by the exons ATGAAGTGTCCACTTTGCTGCCTTGCTCTGCTGCCTCTTTTCCTGGGACTCAATTTGGTGGACTCCAAGGGAACGTTTTATGGAAACCCCTACAGGTTTAATCTGTACAAAGCCGGTGCTGGTCCACATGTAAACCCGGGAAAACCCATGACTCGCCACAA aAATCACTGTGCCTACGTTGTCCAGAAGAACATCACCTGTACGATTCAGGATGGAATGGCCACCTACGTCAAGGCGGACTACACCACCAAGTGCATCTGGGGACAGAAGTGTCCCGTGGTGAT GTATCGGACATTCTACAAACCTACCTACAAGGTTGGCTACAAGACAGTGACTGAGCTGGAATGGCGCTGTTGCCCGGGTTACTCTGGAGAAAACTGCTTTGATGGTCCTACACCTGGTCCAGACTCCATCATGCCAACATTCAAAGGCTCTAGACCAGGTATAAAAGGTTTCCCATGGGGTCACAAAAAGATACCAAACCCTGGATCAGAGCTCGAGCCAGGAAAGCATCTTTTCCCTGGGGGTCATCATGATAATGTACCAACAGGACATGTACCTTCAGCAG GTCCAGGAACAGGTGTCACTGGTGAGCGTCTAGACCGTATGGAGGAGGATCTAAGGAGGCTTTCGCAGGGTTTGGAAACTCTGAATGGTATGATCACTGGCCTGGAGGAACGTCTCCGCATCTCACTCCGTGAAGACACCACTAAGATGGTGAGTACCCTGCTAGGTGGAGCCCCACGCAGACAGGACTCTACAGTGGGTTTTGCAGTCATCCCTGAGGGCATGCCAGATACCACAGGGGGCAGCGAGGGCTTTCCAGTTCTTGGAGAGCTGGTTGGAAGGGTGACAGAGGTCAAGGATGAGCTAAGGGTCAAAAGCGACATGCTGGATGAGATCCATGGCATGGTAATGGGCCATGATGGGCAGCTGAAGAGGCTGATGGAAGTGCCACCTGGAGGCATCCAGAAGTTAATGGAGAAGCTGCTGGATGAAAAACTAGTTGGCATCAGAGCACAGATCCTGGATGGATTTGAAAGGCGGCTGAGTGGCCTGGAAAACCACTGCAATGAAAAAATCGGACAG ATTCAGAACAACTGCCACAAGGAATACCTTAATGGCCAGGAGCAGCTCCAGCAGTCTTTGGATGGCCGTGAGACGGGCCTGAGGAAGGAGCTGGGTGACCTTCAGGCTCAGATCCAGGGTCTGACAGTTACCCCAGGCTGCTGTACTCAGATTGATGATTTTTCCCAGCGAACCCTGCTTCTGGAGGAGTCTGTTAAGGGTTTGACTGAATCTCAGAGGCAACTCCAGACAGCACTGAGTGAGCAAACAATTCACCTGGAGACAATGTTGGATACTCGTTTACTACACATAGAGGGCCATCTGAACACCACAGAGCAGGACAAGACCATGTTTGATGTTTTGGGTGAGGGATCCCTGGATGGATTTAAGACCCATATAGAGGACAAGCTGAAAAGCCTGG AGCGTGTGTTTGTGGCTGTAGAGGAACTGAGCAATGCGACGTCTCCAGCACTACTGGAGGGCCAAGTGGTGCCAGCATTAGGGACAGAGATTGAGAACATCAACAGACGTATAGAAACTGGTTTGGATGGAGTCCAGAAGCAGTTAACAGATCTTGAGCTTCTTTGCACTTCAGCTTGTTCTCCAGCACCTAATCTTGATGCAGCACAAATCCAAACAGAGATTGAAGACTGCAAACAGATGGAGAAGAAGATTTCAGAACGTCTGGACAAACACATGGATATGTTGGATCATCTAAATGGAACCTTGCAAGGACTTCTGGTTCAAATCGCTAAAGAGGACAATGAGGGCTCGGTACAGGGGGAAATCACACTCCTCAAGATTAATGTCAACTCTGTAAACCGCAGTCTAAAGGGCTTGAAGGATTCCGTACACCTCTTCACGCACGAGATGAGTCATGCTAACTCGACATGGCAGGAACGGCAGCAGAGGCTGGTCAAACAAGTGCACGGCATCGCTGAGCTTGTGGGCCAGCAGGGGGCACTGCTTGGTTCTGGAGAGCGCAGGCTGATCCAGTTGAAAGGTGAGCTGCAGGGAATGAGGCGCAGGCTGTCGGGGGAACTGCAGGGCTGCCGGGGAACGGCGCTGGATGCTCATCGTGAGGTCCTGGGGGTTGAAAGTCGCATCTCGCAGGTGGAGGGCCAGTGTAGCAGCCTGGGGGAGCTCGCCGATCAGCTGGAAAGGATTCGTGCAGAACTCGAGAGTCATTCAGACAGCTACCTGGCGCAGGTCAATGGCACCCTTGCAAGCCACACCCAACAGCTCACACAGCTCAGAAATGGACTCCAGGAATGTGTTAACAAGACGGTCCAGTAA